The Flammeovirga yaeyamensis genome segment TAGAAGACGAGGACCAAAGAGGATTTGCTCACTTTTTGGAACATATGGCATTTAACGGTTCAGAACATTTTCCTGGAAACAGTTTGATTGATTATTTCCAATCGATTGGTGTTCAATTTGGAGGTGATATTAACGCTTATACTGGCTATGATGAAACAGTGTATATGTTGCCTGTTCCCAATTCAGAAAAGGAAACATTAGACAAAGCATTTTACTTCTTCGGCGATATTTTGGGAGGTTTAAGTTTAAACAAAAAAGATATTGATGAGGAAAGAGGTATCATTCACGAAGAATGGAGAACAACTACTGGTTTAGGCGACCGTACGCGTGATAAAATGTATCCTCTATTGTATTTCAAATCAAGATACAACGAACGTTTACCTATTGGATTGATGGATGAAGTGGTATTGAACGTAGGTAACGAAGAGGCATTAAGAAGATTTTATAAAGATTGGTACCGTCCAGATTTAGCTACCTTATTGGTTGTTGGTGATATTGACGAGTCGGAAATTGAACAAAGAATAAAAGATACTTTTGGTGGTAAAACAAATCCAGTAAACGAAAGAGAAAGAGTTTACTATTCAGTAGAAAACCACCCGAATACTTTGATTGGTAAAATGGTGGATGAAGAAATTACTTCAACATCTGCGATGATTATCAACAAAATGCCGAAACAAAAAGAAGAGACATTAGAAGATCTAAAAACAAGTGTAGCTAACATTCTTTACACTTACATGATCAACCAACGTCTTCAAGAAGTGGCTAAAACGAAAGATGCTCCTTTTATGTTTGCCTCTTCCTATAAAGCAGGAGGATCAGGTGATAAGGATAGATACATGTCTAATGTTTCTGTAAAATCTGGTCAAGTACTTGAAGGTCTGAAAGGGATTTTAAACGAATTATACCGTGCCAAAAAATTTGGTTTCTCTCAAGCTGAATTTGAAAGAAAAAGAGCTATTCTCGCAAAAGATTTAAAAACTGAAGCGATGGAGCAAAGTTCTTTAAAATCTTCTCAATACATCGGCAATTTGATGAGTCACGTGATCTATGGTTCAGAATATACTTCAGCAGAATTTAAAAATGATTATCTGGATAAAGTCATCAAGGAAATTACTGTTGAGGATATAGAAGCTTTAGCACAACAATACATTCAAAACAGTCCTGAAAACAGAGTGGTATTTATCAACGCTCCTAAAGGTGAAAAAATACCATCTGATGAAGAAATTTTAGAGGCGATCAATAGCATCGATTATGCATCACTTACTCCTTACCAATCTGAAGAAGTAGATGGACCATTAATGGAAAAAGAGCCTGTTGCTGGTAAAGTAATTTCAACAACAAAAGATGAAGTTTTGGGTACTACAACGCTAACGTATGAAAACGGTGCTGTGGTAGTCATCAAACCTACAACATTCAAAAACGATGAAATCCAGTTTAGTGGGGCTCGAGATGGTGGTTATTCTTTAGCATCAGACGAGCAATTTAATAATGCTTCTCTTGCTGCTTCATTAGTAGAACTTGGTGGTTTAGGCAAATACAATAAGCAACAATTAGAAAAGCTTATTGGCGACAAACAAGCGACTGTAAGTACAAACATTAATCGTTATAGCGAGACTGTTGGAGGTAAATCTACTGTAGAAGATTTCGAGACAATGATGCAGTTAACCTACATGAAATTTACTGCTCCAAGAAAAGATAAAGAACAGTTTGATCTATATATTTCGAATAAGAAAGAATACAACAAAAACCGTTTGAATGATCCTGATTCCTACTTTGCAGATGTGATCAACAAAACGATGTTTAACAACCACCCTAGAGTGGCTACATTGTTGACTCAAGATCAAATTGATGCACTTAACTTAGATGATGCTTATGACTTCTACACCTCAAGATTTAGCTCTGTAAGAGGGATGCATTTTGTCTTTGTAGGAAATATTGATTTAGCTACTGCACAGCCATTATTGGATAAATACATTGGTGGATTACCTGGTGGTGAGATTGTTCATAACTATCGTGACAACGGCCTTAGAGTACCTAAAACCAAAACAGTCATTGATGTAGCCAAAAGCAAATCAGAAAAAACGAAAGTGATTATCCGTTATCAAGGTAAATACCCTACAGGTCAAGATAATCGCATTAAAATTGAGCTGTTAGGTGATGTAGCCACCATCCGTTTAACGAAAAAATTAAGAGAAGAATTAGGTGGTACCTACTCTCCTTTTGCCTATGGTCGTGTGATTGAACAACCTAACAATGAGTTCCAATTCAACATTGTATTCACCTGTGCACCTGATCAAGCGGATACTTTACAACAAGTTGCTTTACAAATAGTAGACGATTTGAAAAAAGAAGTGAAAGCAGAAGACTTGGATAAGGTGAAGAAAACAGCCGTAAATCACCGCGAAAAAGCTCTAGAAAGAAATAATTACTGGGTGGCTTTGTTACAAAATGCTAACGAACGCAACGAAGGAGCTTCAGAATATGTAAAATATGTAAAAGAGATTAATGAGGTTTCTCAAAAAGATCTTCAAAAAGCTGCTTCGAAATATTTAAAAAATAACAAGGTATTCATCTTCACTCTAAGTCCAGAGAAGACGAAATAACTAAACTATCATGTTAACTAATAACAAAATACTTACTTCAATATTATCCATCTGCTTATTTCTGTCTTCATCTCAATTGTTTGCACAAGAACAGGTTGAGGTGAAAGGTATGGTAACTGATGCTGAAACGGGTGAACCCCTTATTGGTGTGAACGTTATCATAGAAAATACAACATCGGGTGTGGTAACTGACTATGATGGTCACTATAAGATTGGTGGCTTATCAAAGAACACAACGCTTGTGTTCCACTACATTGGCTATCAGGAACAAGTAGCAACAGTAGGCGATCGATCATTAATTGATGTTCAGTTGAGCCCTGCCGTTGAAAACTTGGAAACAGTAACTGTATTTGGGGAGAGTCAAAAAGATGCTCGTTCAATTACTGGTTCTGTCAGTAAAATCGACACCAAAGTGTTCTCCACAGGTACTCCAGCAGGATCGTTTGATCAGTTACTTCAAGGTCAAGTAGCGGGTTTAGCTGTTCAAGCAACGGGTGAACCTGGTGAAGCTTCTCAGATAAGAATACGTGGTAATAACTCCTTAGGTATAAGATCAAAAGATGAGGAATTGACCACATTCAATACTGCCAACGAGCCACTGTATATCATGAATGGTATCCCTATTACCTCTGCTGTATTTGCGACGATCAATCCTGATGATATCGTAGAAATCAAAGTCTTGAAAGATGGTTTATCTACTGTAGAATACGGTACTCGTGGGGCGAATGGTGTAATCGAGATAAAAACCAAAAGAGGTATTGTGGGGAAAACCACTTACAATGTACGTTACCAACATACTATTCGTCCGATCGGTGGATTAGGAGGTATAGATTTGATGGGATCTAAAGAAAAGTTAGCATTAGAAAGAGAATTGGGTATTACCAATGGACTAGGTTATGTGTATTCTCCTAGACCAGGTGATATTGGCCCTGTTTTAGATTACAAAGCACAAAAATATGCTGAATTAGAAGGAATCAATACCAATTGGTACAAAGAACTTTCTAGAGTAGGTCAAGTAAAAGATTTACAAATGAGTATATCAGGTGGTGTGGACAATACGAGATATTTCGTATCTGCCAACTACTATGATGAAGATGGTTCTTACAAAAACTCTTGGGCAAAACGTTTCGCTACTCGTTTCAGTTTAGACCATAATATCAACGATAGATTATCTGTAGGTTTTGATGCTTCCATTGCAAGAAGTGAACGTTCAAGATCGGCAACTTCCCCGGCACGTTTAATCTACACCTTACAGCCTTATGAAACTGTAAATGATACGGCGTATGTATCAAGAAATACGAACATAGCAGGTGTAAACTTCGAAAATCCTTTCGATGAGTTGTACAACAATTACAGTGAGAATACGACTTGGCGATTGAACATCAATCCTAAGATTTCTTACAAGTTAACGAAAGAAATAAACCTTAGAGCGGAGTATGGTTTATCCTACTCTGAGTCAGAAAATACAACCGTGAATTTAGCTAACCCCAATGGAGTTACAGACTTGCAAATTGGTGGTAGAGTATCCAAAGGTCAATCAAAAACGACGACCAATCGTTTGAACTTAAGTGCAGACTTTATGAAAGCTTTTGGGGATCATTTTGTAACGGTTGCTGCTGGTACAGAATACATCCAAAACAATAACTGGGGCTTTGGTTATAATAGTGTAGGTCTTTCTCCAAAAGTAGACCCTACAATTGGAGCAAATCCACAGGCTACAATCAATAACTCTAAGTTTAACGATGGGTTATTAGGTTTCTATGGTCGATTCTCCTATAGCTATAAATCAAAATATGATTTTACTGGATCAGTTAGATTTGATGGATCCTCTATCCTACCTAAAGAAAAACAATTTGTAGGTGCTTACGGTGCTGGTGTTGCTTGGGATATGAAAGCTGAAGATTTCATGGCCAACAATACATTATTTGATCAGTTGAAATGGAGAGTTTCTTACGGTTTGAATTACAACTCAGGAGGTATTCGTCAGACACTAGGTATGCCATTCTATGATTTCACGAACAGTGATACTTATAGAGGAGACAGAATGATTAACCTAGTAGAATTCTACAATCCTGATTTGAAATTTGAGAAAACAAAACAATGGTCAGCTGCCGTTGATTTCGGATTACTTGATCATAGATTATATGGTACTTTGGAGGCCTATGTCAAAAATACTGACGACCTATTATCGACTATAGATATTCCTGCCTCAAACGGTTATACAAGTTTGCTACAAAATATTGGTGCGCTTCAAAATAAAGGTATAGAATTAACCTTAAGCGGAGTGCCGATTAGAACAGACCACTTCCGTTGGACTTCTCGTTTAAATGTTGCTTACAATATCAATGAGATTACTGATTTGTATGGACAAGACGAAATCAGAGTCGGATCCGAAGGGTATTTCAAAGTAGGTGAACCAATCAATTCTGCTTTTGTTAAGCATTGGGCAGGTGTTAACCCTGTAAATGGTGTCCCTATTTATTATACAAGATCTGGGGAATTAGTAGGTGGTAGTAATGCTCCGCAAATGATAGGGTTTGGTACCTATAACCATCCATATACAGGTGGTTTAACCAACATCTTCAATTACAAAAACCTAGAGGTTTCTATGTTATTAACGTTTGGTTTTGGTGGTGTAAACTACAATAACTTGAAGGGGACAATGGTACAAAACGTGAAAAACGGTGAAGTTCCATTCGCAGGTTTCTATGATGAGATTTGGTTACAATCGGGGGATGTTAAACCTTACCCTTACCCTAAATTCTTTACTGATAATACGGCGAACTCTTTATTCTTAGAGGATGCTAGTTATGTTAGAATCAAGAACATTACGGTACGATACAATCTACAGAAATACTTACAGCTTAAGCATGTAGAAAACTTTATGATTACAGCACAGGCCAACAACTTGTATACTTTCACCAAATATCAAGGTATTGATCCAGAGGTGACAGGTATTGGTCAGCCATTATTACAATCATATACTCTAGGTGTTGACGTTACATTCTAAGCTACTAACTCATGAAAAAATTCATCCTATTCATCTTCTTCGCAGCAACGGTATCCTCATGTTCATTGATTGATATCGATCCGGACAACGTGGTGTCTTCGGAGAAAGCATTTGATAATGTAGAATATTATCAACAAGCACTGACAAAAGTGTATTATGATATGACAGTGCCTACAAATAATATCTCTGCCACAGATTATGCAACTGACGATTTTACGAATGTTATTCAAGGTTATGCACCTATGAATTACTTCATCTATTTGTGGGATTATCAATCACGACCTCAACCATCACTTTGGACCACACAATACCAAATGATCGCACGAACTAATGTGATTATTGATAATTATGAAGTTGTTCCTGCCAATAATGATAGAGAACAAGCGATAAAAGATCAAGTATATGCTCAAGCAGAAGCGTTAAGAGCTTTCTTCTTCTTTAATTTAACCGAAATCTATGCTCCGCATTATGATGGTTCTAACGGAAACGAATTAGCTATTCCATTAAAATTAAAGTTAGACCGAGAATACCTTCCTCAATCGACTCTTGATGAAGTGTTCGATCAAATTGATAAAGATTTAGCTGATGCAGAAGCCAAGCTAAAAGGATTTACTCCTACAACTGCAGATGCTCCCTATGTATTTGGTCTTGATGCAGTGAAAGCTTTAAAAGCAAGAATTGCTTTATACAAGGGTGATTTACAAACTGCCAGTGATTATTCAAAAGACTTTACCAATATCGAATTATTAGATTCAGCTGATTATTGGATGTTGTGGGCGGATCAATTTGGTTCAAAAAATAAAGAAGTCATCTTCATGACACACAACTTATCTGATACGGATCAAGGGACATTGATTGATTATCATAATCAGTATGAAACCAATAATGTAATGATTGATCAAAATTTCTTTGCGAGTATGGACTTTAACGATATCAGAAAGGGAAGTCAATATATTGATCCGACCACAAGAAGACCTCAGAAGTACCTGTATGTAGCTGATCAAAATAATGCTACTGAAACACGTATGTTGAACTATAAGTATTTCAGATTGGCAGAACAATATTTGATTTATGCAGAAGCAAATTTATCAAGTAATAAGTCCGAAGCACTAAAAGTATTTAACAAACTAAGAGTGGCAAGAGGAGAAACTGAAGTTACAGAAAGTAATTTTGATAAACATTTCATTCTTTCAGAACGAAGAAAAGAGTTCTTCCAAGAAGGCTTAAGATTCTACGATTTAAAACGACTATCAAAAGAATTAAACTTAGTAGTAAAAAGAAATAGTGGAGCTCAACTTGCTCCTGGAGATGCTAAATACACTTTTGATATTCCAATTGAAGAAACCAACTCTAATCCGTACATCAATGAATAACATGAAATATTTATATCTCGCACTGATTACCATGTTCTTTTATTCTTGTAATGATATGGTATCAAAAGATAAGTTCTACACTGGAGATCCTTTTGTGAGTTTAAGTGGAGATCAAGAAACGCTTACATTATCTAAAGACACCACTAAGGAAATTAGAGTGGAACACATGGATAGTATTTCGATCAGTACTCCAATTGATAAACCACTTACTGTGACTTTAAAAGTAGACTCTACTAGCTATGGAACAGTTGGGGTAGATTACGAAGTTCAAACAGATGTGAAAATCGCTGCTGGTAGTAGCTATGGTTATTATAAGGTAACTGCTAAGGCTATTGATCCTGATGAAATTAGTAAAACAAATCTAATTCTCTACATCGATCAGGTAGATCAACCTAATATAATACCGGGTCTGATGGGTAATAAAAAGAACAATGAAGATAGACGTCCCCGTCTTAAAACATATCTATTCAAATATTAAATCAATCTAAATTCAACAAACAAATGAAAAAATTTAATTTATTATCGCTTTTATTCGCTGCTTTTTTAGCAATAGCAGTTTCATCATGTAGCTCAGATGACAAAGATGTTACACCTGAGGTAGAAAAACCTGATACTGAGAATCCAGATACAGAAAAACCACCTCTAACTGAAGAAGAAATTCAAGAACAAACAAGACAAGAATTGGCAGCAACTTCTGATTCTATCTTTAAAGCAATGGTAGAAGATGATTGGAAACTAGTAGAGTTCGTTCCTTCTGATGAATTATTAGTCGCTAAGGAAAGTGACCAAGCAGGTACTAATGCTTTTGCTAATACTAAAATCTTAAAGGCAAAAGCAGTTCAACCTAAAGACTTCACTTTGTCTTTTACTAAAGAAGGCGATCACTATGATGTTTCTGTAAATATCCCTGCAGAGGGCGATGATTTATATAACCTAATCTTAGATTATCAAAATACATTATATCCTGATTTTGCTGATTTAGGATTCCTTGTATTACCTCAAGAAGAGTTGATGGCTGATGCTAAATCTGCATTGGCAGGCCCATTTGCAGCTGAAGGTTTAGATGTTGACGAAATCAGTGATGCTGATACTGGAATGATCATTTTTACTGTTAAACAAAATGATGTATCTGAATTATCTTACACTGATATGTTATTAAATTATTCAAAAGTACTAAAAGACAATGCGGATAGAATTTTCTTTAATGAAGAAGGTCAACTAATTGTTGAAAATACTGATAATATATACGGAACTGGTGCATCTCACTACGTATTCAAAAAAGCTGAGTAATCAGTACAAACATAAGGTTAACACACAAAAGGCTGATGGAAATTTTTCCACCAGCCTTTCTTATTATTTTGACAATTGCTCTACTCTTCTATTGTATGGGTGTCCTAACCAACGATTGGCTGGTAACTTGCTATCCCAACGATGAAATGTTTCCAACATCTCATTAAAGATTTCTTTTTCTTGATCCGCCAAATTGTTTTGTTCGTTTGGATCAATTTTTAAATTGAAAAGTTGAACGCCTAAGTCTTTTTCTCTTTTATTAAATGCAATTTTATAATCACCTTGTCTGAAAGCAAAGTCTTTTACTCTTCTAAAGTACAATTGCTCGTGTGGTCTTCCTTCTTTATCTCCATTGATGAAAGGAATAAGGTTGACACCATCAAAGCCAATTTCAGCTCCATTCTCATGTACACCTAAAACTCCACAAACAGTAGGAACAATATCCAATGTACTTACAGGATCGTTAAAGACCGTTCCACCCATCACATTTTTAGGCCAACTGATAATGTAAGGTACTTTAATACCTCCTTCGTAAGTATCGCCTTTCCATCCTCTTAAACCGCCAGTTCTAGACATTCTGCCTTGTTCACTTGCAGGAGATCCGTTATCAGCAACAAAAATAATGATGGTGTTCTCGTAGATTCCTTCTTCTTTTAAAGCCTCAACGATACGACCAATACCATCATCCATCGCTAAAGTCATTCCTGAGAAAAGACGACGTTCTTCTTCTTCAATATGTCCTAAACGATCGATGTACTTTTGAGGTACTTGCCACGGATAATGCACTGCGTTATAAGATACATAAGAGAAAAACGGACGGTCTTTGTTCTTTTTGATAAAGTTTACCGTTTCATCAGTAAATACTTCTGTTGTGTAACCTTCATAGTCGACCATTTCTTTATTTCTGAAGATCGGCCAAAAATCTCTATTCTTCGTAAATTCTTTTTCCGCTCTGTAATAGTCATGAGAACCATTTAAGAAACCATAGAATTCGTCGAATCCTCTTTCGTTTGGTCTTAAATGATCGTCTAAACCAAGGTGCCACTTACCTACTAACTGAGTGGTATAACCTTGCTCTTTTAGTAATTCAGCCATCATTGGTTGTGTAGTAGGAATACCTAAACTGTCCAACTCTCCAGTTATCCATTTTTCCTCTGGGATATTGGCTCCATATCCGAAACGTTGTTGGTATACACCTGTCATCATTCCTGAACGAGAAGGACCACATACCGAAGCGGTTACGTAACCCTGATTAAACTGAATTCCTGATTTCGCCAACAGATCAATATTTGGTGTTCTGATATCATTGGCTCCCAAGTAACCTGCATCTCCCATTCCCATGTCGTCTGCAACAATTAGAATGACATTGGGTTTATCAATTTCTTTTTTTTGATCCGTTTTCATGCAAGAAAAAAGCATGAGAAAAGGGATCGCCATTACATATTTAAACATTAGGATGTTATTTATTATTTAAAACTTACTCTGTTGCGTCTTCTCTCCAAATTGGATTTAGATCTAACTGACCTAAAGGAATTGGATAGAATTCGTGTTGTCCTTCTACAAAACCTGGAAGTAAATCTTTTGCTTTATTCCATCTTACAAGATCGTAGAAACGGTCGCCCCATTCCATTGAAAGTTCTGCATATCTCTCGTCCATAACATCTTGCATTGTGGCACCAGAAATCGGATCTAATTTGGCTCTAGTTCTTACTTTATTTAATGGAGTGTCTCCACTTTGACCTAACATGATTTTAGCTTCTGCATTCATCAATAGAACATCTGCATATCTTAAAACAATAACGTTGTTATTCACACCATATTCAGGTCTACCTGTAGTATTATGCTCTTCTGGAGAATACACTTTACCATTATAATGTGCTTTATTTCCGTCTAAATATGCCGGTTGGAATAATGGAATCATTTCGCCTGCTGGCGTTTCTACACCTGATTCTAGAACTGCGACATCAAATCGAACCGACTCTTGTCTTTTATTCATAAATTCGATGTACTCTTGTTTTAGTAAACAGAATCCCCAACCTGGATACACACCATCTCTATATGATTGGTGCCTAAACCATATTGTTGCTGCTACTTGTGGTCCATTGTCCGCTCCAAAATCTGAGAATTGTAACTCAAATAACGATTCTTTACTTAGGTTACCTGGCTGTTTAAACAAGTTGTAGTAATCCTCATAAAGTTCGAATCCGCCTTTATTGATAATCTCATCAGTTAACTGTTGAGCAGTTGTATAATCCTTTTGGTATAAAGCTAATTTCGCTTTTAACATCATGGCAGTGTATTTAGTTACTGCACCAGGATAATCACCTCTTTCGTCAGGACGGATAGCTGGTAAATGTGCAATTGCGTAATCCAATTCTTCATGAATCATTGTTCTTACCGTTTCCACCTTTTTCTTTGGTACATTCAGACCATATAAGTTACTTGGATCGATAATCGGAATCTCTCCAAACATATTACTTAATAAGAAATAAAAATAGGCTCTATAAAATCTTATTTCGGCTTCATAACTATCAGCTAAATCTCTTTCTTCGTCTGTAGTTAAAAACTCTCTGTAGTTATCAAGAAGTATTTTATTTTCGTGTGTCTTAACAATTACCTGATACCAAGCTGTCCATGCATTATTTAATGCGAAGTATCCTGATACACCATTATAATCAAAAGTTTCAGCTTGATAAAATGCATATTGATCGTTCAAATTACTTCCACCTTTCGTAACATTATCAGCTCTTACATTAATAAGAGGCCATAATTCCCATTGTGTTAATCTCTCTCTTGTAATAGCTGATACACCTACTACAGTACTGTACATATTTTCTGTTCTTGAGAAATCTATTTCGTCTGATGGAACCGTTCCTTCAGGTAAAATATCTAGCCATTGTGTACATGATGAGAAAAGTACAGCAAAAACTAAAACGATGCTTTTATTTAATTTTTTCATTACTGTTGTCTTAGAAATTTACTTTTAAACCAAGTGAATAAACTGCTGCAATTGGGTGCATATCATAATCAATACCGTTTCCTACTTCTGGAGTAAATCCGTTTGTATGAAAATGAGTATATGGTCTATCTGCATTTAGGTAAATTTGCATTCCTTGTAATTTCATCTTTTCGGCAGTTTGTTGAGGTAAATCATAGCTAAAACGGATGTTCTGGATTCTGAAATAAGAACCATCTTCTATATAAAAGTCTGTAAATCTACCTGTGTTCCAGGGGTTAAATAAACCTTCTGCTGATGGATATTTATTCGTAGGATTCTCTGGTGACCAAAGGTTAGTGGCTAAATCTCTATCGATATTATTGATAGGGTTTTTGTTGACTTCTCCTCTCTTCATGTTAAGAATATCTACACCACTTACTCCTTGGAATACAACGCCAAGCCCCCAATTCTTATAGTTCAAATTGATGTTGAACCCATATGACCAATTTGGGTGGTAGTTTCCTAAAATTTGCCTATCCTCATCATCAATTACCCCATCACCGTTTGTATCTACAAATCTGAAATCACCTGGTTTTAAACCATTTGCCTTAGCGATATCACACGCTTCTATTTCTGCTTGATTTTGATAAACTCCATCTGTTTTCCAACCAAAGAAAGAATACATTGGCATTCCAACTGTTGAGATCTGACGGAACTCTGGACTATTATGGAATAAATATGGCTGATCTCCTAAATCGATCACACTGTTTCTAAGGTAAGTCGCATTGGCACCAACAGAGTATCTTAATTTACCAATCTTATCACTCCAATTGACCATAAACTCAATACCTGAATTTCTGACAGAACCAGTGTTTTCTCTAACTGTTTGGCTTGTAAAATTCTTTTGGTTATGAACTGCCATGTTCTTAGTATCTCTTCTGAAGTAATCTACTTCAACATCTAAACGGTAATCCAATAGTTTTACATCAATACCTACGTTTGTTTCTTCAACCAATTCCCATCCTAAGTGAGAGAACAAGGTGTTGTTCAACATACCTGGCACAAACTGACCATTGTAAATTGCAGACTGATTTATACCTCCACTTTCTACCGCTGCAACACCTCTATTAGCATCAATTTTATCATTACCTAATAGACCCCAACTAGCACGAACTTTCAAAAAGTCAATTGGTGTATTTGCCGACTTTAGAAATTCCTCGTTAGAGATGACCCAACCTGCACCAATCGATGGGAAATAACCCCATTTATCTTGGTATTTAGAACTACCATCCGCACGCATTGTAAGCGATAGTAAATACTTTTCGTCGTAATTATAGCTCATTCTAGAGAATGCAGATACACCTCTATCTCGTCTGCCTTCCTCTGTACCTCTAAATGAGTTAAGATCACCGTTCGTAATGTAGTAGTATTCTTCTCTTCCCTCTGGAACATCACTAATACCTACAGATAGCTTTCTTCTTGTTTCTTCTCTTACTGAAAAACCACCCATGATAGAGAAATGATGATTTCCTAATTCTTTTGAATATGTTGCCGTGTTATCCCAAATATAATTTGAGTTCCATTGGTTGTATTTATCCAGTTGAGACAATGGATTTTGGATATCACCATGCACAAATGCTGGAGTGTATTTTCTACCTCTATCGAAGCCCATATCCATACTTAGTGCTGAACGAAGCGATAGATCTAAGATAGGTTTGTACTCAGCAGTAAACGAAGGTAATATACGTGTATATTTTGTTCTGTCATTACTGTGGTAATCTGACATTGCCATTGGGTTGGCATAGTAAGAATGGTATCCTAAGTGATGAGGATTCGCATATCTACCAGGAAAGTCTCCATTATCCACACCATCTTTTTCATATACAGGATAAATTGGTGCCGCACGGAATGCATCCGACCAAGCCGTTATATGATCTTTCTGACGAAATTCATTCGTGATCATCAAGTTGGTTCCTAATTTGAATTTCTCCGTTAATTTGAAATCAACTTTAGAACGTACACTTAGTCTTTCATAGAAACCACCTGCGTTCATTGTACTTTCTTGATTAAAGTAGTTTACACCAAAAGAGTAGGTAGTATTCTCAAAACCTCCATTTAAACTGACACCATGATTTTGGATGCTTGCAAAGTTGTTGACTAATTCGTTATACCAATCAGTATCTGTCGATGGATTTCCGTTATGACTTCCATAATGTTCCATCGATTTAGTCAATAACATCTCGAAATCTTTATCACCTGATGCTCTCAAAAGGTTAGCATATTGTTCCGTATTGGCCATTTTCATGGTTTGCTGTACATGTTGTACACCATAGTAACCATCGTAAGTTAC includes the following:
- a CDS encoding SusC/RagA family TonB-linked outer membrane protein; its protein translation is MLTNNKILTSILSICLFLSSSQLFAQEQVEVKGMVTDAETGEPLIGVNVIIENTTSGVVTDYDGHYKIGGLSKNTTLVFHYIGYQEQVATVGDRSLIDVQLSPAVENLETVTVFGESQKDARSITGSVSKIDTKVFSTGTPAGSFDQLLQGQVAGLAVQATGEPGEASQIRIRGNNSLGIRSKDEELTTFNTANEPLYIMNGIPITSAVFATINPDDIVEIKVLKDGLSTVEYGTRGANGVIEIKTKRGIVGKTTYNVRYQHTIRPIGGLGGIDLMGSKEKLALERELGITNGLGYVYSPRPGDIGPVLDYKAQKYAELEGINTNWYKELSRVGQVKDLQMSISGGVDNTRYFVSANYYDEDGSYKNSWAKRFATRFSLDHNINDRLSVGFDASIARSERSRSATSPARLIYTLQPYETVNDTAYVSRNTNIAGVNFENPFDELYNNYSENTTWRLNINPKISYKLTKEINLRAEYGLSYSESENTTVNLANPNGVTDLQIGGRVSKGQSKTTTNRLNLSADFMKAFGDHFVTVAAGTEYIQNNNWGFGYNSVGLSPKVDPTIGANPQATINNSKFNDGLLGFYGRFSYSYKSKYDFTGSVRFDGSSILPKEKQFVGAYGAGVAWDMKAEDFMANNTLFDQLKWRVSYGLNYNSGGIRQTLGMPFYDFTNSDTYRGDRMINLVEFYNPDLKFEKTKQWSAAVDFGLLDHRLYGTLEAYVKNTDDLLSTIDIPASNGYTSLLQNIGALQNKGIELTLSGVPIRTDHFRWTSRLNVAYNINEITDLYGQDEIRVGSEGYFKVGEPINSAFVKHWAGVNPVNGVPIYYTRSGELVGGSNAPQMIGFGTYNHPYTGGLTNIFNYKNLEVSMLLTFGFGGVNYNNLKGTMVQNVKNGEVPFAGFYDEIWLQSGDVKPYPYPKFFTDNTANSLFLEDASYVRIKNITVRYNLQKYLQLKHVENFMITAQANNLYTFTKYQGIDPEVTGIGQPLLQSYTLGVDVTF
- a CDS encoding M16 family metallopeptidase; its protein translation is MKSLNIIFLSLFLLVFTYINAQEIPLNPDVKKGTLSNGMTYYIQKNDKPANEVQFRLIIKAGSILEDEDQRGFAHFLEHMAFNGSEHFPGNSLIDYFQSIGVQFGGDINAYTGYDETVYMLPVPNSEKETLDKAFYFFGDILGGLSLNKKDIDEERGIIHEEWRTTTGLGDRTRDKMYPLLYFKSRYNERLPIGLMDEVVLNVGNEEALRRFYKDWYRPDLATLLVVGDIDESEIEQRIKDTFGGKTNPVNERERVYYSVENHPNTLIGKMVDEEITSTSAMIINKMPKQKEETLEDLKTSVANILYTYMINQRLQEVAKTKDAPFMFASSYKAGGSGDKDRYMSNVSVKSGQVLEGLKGILNELYRAKKFGFSQAEFERKRAILAKDLKTEAMEQSSLKSSQYIGNLMSHVIYGSEYTSAEFKNDYLDKVIKEITVEDIEALAQQYIQNSPENRVVFINAPKGEKIPSDEEILEAINSIDYASLTPYQSEEVDGPLMEKEPVAGKVISTTKDEVLGTTTLTYENGAVVVIKPTTFKNDEIQFSGARDGGYSLASDEQFNNASLAASLVELGGLGKYNKQQLEKLIGDKQATVSTNINRYSETVGGKSTVEDFETMMQLTYMKFTAPRKDKEQFDLYISNKKEYNKNRLNDPDSYFADVINKTMFNNHPRVATLLTQDQIDALNLDDAYDFYTSRFSSVRGMHFVFVGNIDLATAQPLLDKYIGGLPGGEIVHNYRDNGLRVPKTKTVIDVAKSKSEKTKVIIRYQGKYPTGQDNRIKIELLGDVATIRLTKKLREELGGTYSPFAYGRVIEQPNNEFQFNIVFTCAPDQADTLQQVALQIVDDLKKEVKAEDLDKVKKTAVNHREKALERNNYWVALLQNANERNEGASEYVKYVKEINEVSQKDLQKAASKYLKNNKVFIFTLSPEKTK
- a CDS encoding RagB/SusD family nutrient uptake outer membrane protein, translated to MKKFILFIFFAATVSSCSLIDIDPDNVVSSEKAFDNVEYYQQALTKVYYDMTVPTNNISATDYATDDFTNVIQGYAPMNYFIYLWDYQSRPQPSLWTTQYQMIARTNVIIDNYEVVPANNDREQAIKDQVYAQAEALRAFFFFNLTEIYAPHYDGSNGNELAIPLKLKLDREYLPQSTLDEVFDQIDKDLADAEAKLKGFTPTTADAPYVFGLDAVKALKARIALYKGDLQTASDYSKDFTNIELLDSADYWMLWADQFGSKNKEVIFMTHNLSDTDQGTLIDYHNQYETNNVMIDQNFFASMDFNDIRKGSQYIDPTTRRPQKYLYVADQNNATETRMLNYKYFRLAEQYLIYAEANLSSNKSEALKVFNKLRVARGETEVTESNFDKHFILSERRKEFFQEGLRFYDLKRLSKELNLVVKRNSGAQLAPGDAKYTFDIPIEETNSNPYINE